Below is a genomic region from Methanocalculus alkaliphilus.
CACCTATGGATCCTATCTGCGGCGAACCGTTCCTATCGCCCGTTCTGCCGTCTATATCACCCTTGCTGACCTCACGGTTGCTATCCTTGCCGGATTGATCATCTTTCCGATCGTCTTCACCCATGGATTATCTCCTGCAATGGGGGCTGAACTGACCTTCGTCATCCTCCCACAGGCATTTGAGATGATCCCCTATGGCGCGTATGTGGGGTTTGCCTTCTTCCTTCTCCTCTTTGTATCCGCACTGACGGCAACCGTCTCGATGATCGAGATGCCGATTGCATCGCTTATTGCGCGGAGAGGGATCTCAAGGAGGAGAGCAAGCCTTCTGCTGACCGGAGGGGTACTCCTGATCGGCCTCCCCTCAGCACTCAGCTATTCCGCGATGAACCTCTCGGTACAGGGCATTCCGATTCTTGATCTCCTTGATGAGACCGCCGGGACATTCGGCCTCCCGTTGACGGCACTCGCAACAGCAATCGCGTTTGCATGGCTCCTTGATCCCCACCTCCTTCGGGAGAAGGGCGGGATGAAGGGGCCGATCCCCCATTTCATCCTTTGGGTATGCAGGTACGTCATCCCGGTGGTGCTGGTTGTCACACTCTTCATCCTGACAATGGATCTGCTGACCGGGTGATCGATACCCTGATAGAGAATGATCGCATATGCTCATCATAAATGCAGAACGATGATGAGATAGCCACCTCCATGCTTGAGACGGCTGCGATAGTGACCCGTGTCGCCGGGCGGATCAGAGAAGAGAGGGCAGAGGAACTGATATCCCTGATCCTCTCAGGGAAGCGGATCTATGTCACCGGTGCCGGGCGATCGGGACTTGTCGCAAAAGCCTTTGCGATGCGGCTGATGCACCTTGGTTTCACCTGTTATGTCATCGGTGAGACGATCACACCTGCATTTGAGTCCGGGGATGTGCTGATCGCCTTCTCCGGATCCGGAGAGACGAAATCTGTGGTGAATACCTGTGAGAAGGTCCGGGAGCTGGGGGGAATCATCTGTCTCATTACGGCAAACATAGGATCCAAAACCTGGAAGGACGCGGAGATCGCAATCGATCTCGGGGAGTCGTCCGGGGATCATCGGATATCCCCACAGGAGTATGAGATCCGCCAGATCACCGGGCAGTACCGCTCTGCATCCGTTCCGATCGGGCGGGGAGCTGTCTTTGAGATGGTCGCACTCATCTTCTCTGATGCCATCATATCAGCCCTGATGAAGGCACGCCACCTTGATCCCGAAGAGGTCAGGCGGCGGTTCTCAAATATGCAATGATATCCCCTTTTTATTGATATCCCTGGCAGCAGCGATGGCGGTTGAGAATGCAGCCTGGAGATTGTATCCCCCGGTATCGCCATCGATATCGAGGACCTCCCCGATGAAATAGAGGTTCTTCACGAGCTTTGACTCCATCGTCTTTGGTGAGACCTCATCAAGAGCGACACCCCCCCGGGTCACCATCGCCTCTTCGAATCCACCGACCCTCCGTACCTGAAACGGCCATGCCGTGAGGAGGGAGACGATTGCGAGGCGTTCCTCCCGCCTGAGATGGGCGATGGTGCAGTCATCCGCAACCCCCGCCGTAACGATGAGCTGCTGGATGAACCGCACCGGGATCGGATACTGTGCAAGGATCGTCCTGACGAGTCGCTTTCCCCCGGTTGCCTGCCCTTCGGTGAGGATTCTGTTGATATCCCCCTGGCTCTTCTCAGGAAGGAAGGCAACCCGTACTGTGTCACCCTTCCTGATGAACCGTGACGCATGAAGGATCACCGGGCCGGAGAGGCCTTCGTGGGTAAGGAGGAGATCACCGGAGACCTTTCTGATGATCTTCCCCTCACGCTGGATCGAGACGGTGAGATCATCAAAAGAGATCCCTGCAAGATCAGAGAGCGGGTACTCCTCAGGATAGACCGGTGAGAGGGCCGGGCCGATCTCTTCGATCCGGTGGCCGAGTGATTCGCCGAAACGGTAGCCGTCCCCGGTCGATCCGGTGGAGGGGTAGGATGCCCCCCCGGTTGCGATGATGAGGATATCAGTCTCCACATCCCCGCTTTCGGCTTCAAGGATGAACCGATCTCCGGTTCGGGATACCGCAGTGACCGGGGTTCCGGTGCGTATCTCAACACCCCGCTCCCGGCAGGCAGTGGTCAGGATGGAGAGGATATCTGAAGCCTTCCCTGATGCAGGGAAGATCTTGTTGTTATCATCGGTGATGACCGGGCAGCCATGCTCTTCAAAGAAGGAGATGAGATCCCGGTTGGTATATCCCCGGAGACATGCTTTGAGAAAAGCTCCGTTATCACCGTAATGGGGGAAGAAGTCGGCGATACCACCATCATGGGTAATATTGCACCGTCCCGACCCGGTGATGAGGAGTTTGCGCCCCGCATGAGCCTTCTTCTCACAGACGATGATCCGCAGGCCCTCCGCTGCGATATGAATGGCTGAGAAGAGTCCGGCCGGCCCGCCCCCGATGATACCGATGACCGTCTCTGCCATCAGCACTCCGGACAGGGCTCTCTCTTTGCCATACGTATCGCCTCCCTCAGTTCCGCAGCTGCTGATCTGACATCCTCGAATCCGAGGACCGCCGAGATGACAGCAACACCATCTGCCCCGGCAGCGATGACCGGGGCGACATTTCCTCTGCTGATCCCGCCGATGGCAACCAGCGGAAGGGAGGAGGCCGATCTGATCGATCTGAGTGTTGCGATGCCATGGCCGTTCCCGGCATCATCCTTTGAGGTGGTGGGAAAGATCGGGCTGAGAGCGATATAATCGGCACCGGCCGCCTCGGCCAGTTCTGCTTCGTCCGGATTTCCAACCGAGCACCCGATAATGAAGTCTGGTGGTGTAATCCGGCGTGCCTCTCCAACCGCAAGATCCTGCTGGCCGAGATGAACACCATCCGCCATCGAGGCAAGGGCAATATCCACCCGATCATTGACGATGAACAGGGCGCCTGCCTCAAGGGTGAGCGCCCTGATCTCCGAAGCCACCTGATAGAGCCGGCGGGAGGGCATCGTCTTGTCGCGGAGCTGGATCACATCCGCACCGCCTTCAAGAGCCATCCGTGCAAGCTCGGTATGGGATCTCCCAAGGCCTACCGCCTCATCGGTGACGATATAGAGATCAAATGCCACGCCGGATCTCCACCTGCATCCCTTCTCTGAGATCCTCAGGTGAGAGGGAATAGAGGGCATCAAAGAGCCCTGTCCGGAATGAATATGGTCCTGCGGCTCCGGGGGCAGCTATCTCCCCGGCTCTGCCGAATGCCACAAGTGCCGCAACGGCAGCCTTCGACGGAGATGAAGCAACAGCAGCAAAGGCCCCGACGAGAGATGCTGCCATGCATCCTGTTCCCGAGAGGCGATCCATCATGGGATGGCCGTTTCTGATGAGATAGACCTCGCCATCACCGGTGACGACATCGACCTCTCCGGTCATGGCGACGATGGTCCCTGTCACCTCTGCGCACCGGCGGGCAACATCGACGGGATCACCGGAGCAGCCATATGAATCGACACCCCGGACAGTGCCACCGCTCCCGGCAAGGACACCGATCTCGCCTTCATTCCCCTTCAGAATTGTCACGTTGCACTCCCTCAGGATACGAAGTGCACTTTCGGTCCTGAGCGTCGTCGCCCCGACACCGACCGGATCAAGGATGACCGGAATTCCACGCTCATTTGCGGCCTTCCCTGCGATGATCATCGCGTCAACCTGGCCAGGCCAGAGGGTTCCAATGTTCAGAACAAGTGAAGACGCAATTCCTGCCATCTCCCCAGCTTCTTCTGCGGCGCCCGCCATTACCGGCGCAGCACCGGCAGCGAGGGTGATGTTTGCACAGTCATTGATGGTGACGGTGTTGGTGATATGATGGACGAGAGGCCGTTCCTTACGGACCTCAGATAAGAGCTCTCCACAGTGCTGTTTCACATGTACGTATTGGTTATGAAGAGAGAAAAGTGGTATGGAAGGGGAAGCGCATACAGAGTATCCTCTCTTCAAAATAATCCGATTGGTTTATATACACCCATGATAGTTTTCCTATTATTCCGGAGAGCTCCTATGCACCAGATTTCTGCCCTTCACCGTACCATCCTGATCTTTTTTGTCTTCTGTATACTCTTCATCGGAGGAGCCGGAGCAACAGGCCCGGCAGTCATCATCACTGATCATTCCGTTACCCCTGCGGTCCTGATGCCCGGGGAGCAGGGGCTCATCAGGGTAACCCTGATGAATACTGCAACAACCGCACAGAAGACGGATGCAACGATACTCACTGCCGTTCAGACAGTAACATCATCGGAGAGTGCAGATGTGCCGCTGATCGTCGAGAGCGTCTTCCTGGACGGGCGTGGCGATATTTCCGTTCTGGATGGTAATGCAGCCTTCACAGGTGTCATCGGGCCGGGCCAGTCCATTGATCTCACCTTCCTGATCAAAGCCCCGGAGAAGGAGGGGGTCTTCTTTCCACGCCTGAGGGTACGGGTGAAAGGCGGCGAGAGTACTATCTACCCGATACCGGTAAATGTCAATATGCCGATCTCCCATATCAGAATCCCGGATATCCAGATATCACAGCGGGATCTCCCGTTTGTCCAGCCCGGTGAAACAATCAATACAGAACTCACGGTTGAAAATATCGGAAAGAGCCCTGCACATGATATCCTCATCTCCCTAGGAGATGGTGAGGCGATGATCGCCCCTGTCGGGGCCAGGGCATCATCATCCCCGATACTCCCATCGGGAAGCGATCTGATGATGCCACTCTCATTCCGTGTCAGCAGGGAGATAGAACCCGGGCTCTACTCACTCCCGATAACTATCCGTTATCACAGAGTTGATGGAACGCTGGTGCAGGAGACGGCATCATACTCTGTTGATGTGCGGGGATCAGCCGCACTTGCCATCTCCTCGGTGAGGACAGAACCTGTTACACTCACAGCTGGGGAGCAGTTCAATCTCGTCATCAGGCTTGAAAACACCGGAACGGGAAGAGCTACCAGCGTCTATGCAGATATTGATATTCCGATGAGAGGGAGCCGTGAAGCCTTCATCGGAACGATCCGCCCGGGAAATGATGCTCCGGCGGTCTTCCGACTGACCGCCGGTGAGAGCGGGGATATCCCTTATACACTCACCGTCCGGTACTCTGATGATTATGGGGATCATGAGAGCAGGGAAGATCTTATCCAGGTTGTACAGAGCAAAGGATTTGTTCTTCCCATCGCTGCTGCCATTCTCATACTGATCATCATCGGAGCATCAGGCTATTATCTGCTCAAAAAGAAGAGAACGGAGTGACCGGGCGTGTTTTCATGGGTACGGGTCTCACTCTTCCTTGCCTGGCGTGCAATTCGGCGGGGAGGGAAGACCGGGATGCTCTTAAATATCCTCATCATCGCGATGGTCTTCACCAACATGATCATCTTCTCCGGATTTATCGGAGGGGTTGTTGTTCTTTTCCATGACCAGACGGTCGATTATGTCACGTCAGACATTGTGATACGCCCCGATCATGATGAACGGACACTCCATCATGTGGATGAACTCATGGAGCGGATCAACAGGGTGCCGGGTGTTGCCCGTGCATCAGCCCGGTATTCGATCGGCGGAACCCTGACGCATAAAGGATCGATGGTGAGTGTCCCGGTAACGGCGATCAATCCCCGGGATGAAGTGGAGGTCACAAAGATTCACGAACATATGATACAAGGAAGTGACTTCCTCTCCCCCGGCGACGATGGTATCCTGCTTGGGATGTTTGTTGCTGGCCATGAGGATCCCGGCATGGACTTCTTTGATTCACTCGGGGGTGTCCGGGCAGGCGACTCTGTTGAGGTGATGTACGCAAACGGTGTCGGCAGGACATACAGTGTGAAGGGAGTGTTTGCGACAAAATCCTATCAGGCAGATTACATGGCTTTCATCTCATGGGAGGAGATGAACGAGGTTCTGGGGTTTGAGAATACAGAAGCGACAGAGGTGCTTGTCAGGGCATCAGGGGGTGAGGATCTCGGCCAGGTGAAGATGCGTCTTATGGAATATGGAGTCCAGGAGCGGGTTGAGACCTGGGAAGAGGCGATGCTCCTTGAGATAGATGATATGGTGGAGACCTTCCTGATCATTGACCGTATTGCAATCGTCGTCAGTATGATCATTGCGATTGTCGTTATAGGAATCGTCTTTACGATCAAGACCATCAACAACCGCCGACAGATCGGCATTCAGAAGGCGATCGGGATCACAAACCGAATCATCATCGGCGGATATCTGATGCAGGCACTCTTCATCTGGTTGTTTGGCACCATCCTCGGGATGGTGATAGTGAATCTCCTGATGGTCTACTTCTCGGCACATCCGCTTGAGTTTCCTGATGGGGATGTCTCTCCGATCTTTGAGATGTCGGTGATGCTTATGAATGCGGGGTGGCTGGCACTTGCATCCGGGCTTGCCGGATTAATACCGGCATGGCGGATCACCCGGGAGAATACCCTTGAGGCGATGCGGGGATGATTGAATGATCGAAGTGACTGATCTCACAAAGACCTACCGGATGGGGGACGTGCTCGTTCATGCATTAAACGGGGTGAGCATCAAGATCGGTGAAGGGGAGTTTGTCGGTATCGCCGGTGCGTCAGGGAGCGGGAAGTCGACACTCTTTCATATGATCGGCCTTCTCGATACACCGACAGGCGGTTCCATCTCCATCTCCGGACAGAATGTCCTCAGACTCTCTGATTATGAGAAGACTCTGTTCCGGCTGGAATGGCTCGGTTTTGTCTTTCAGGAGTATGCTCTCTCCCTGGAGCTGACCGCATATGAAAATGTCATCCTCCCGCTGATGGCGCGAGGTATCCCCGAAGACGAGATGGAGAGCAGGGCCCTGACCATGCTTGAGCATGTGGGGCTGGGTCCACGGGCCGATCATCTTCCAAAAGAGCTCTCCGGCGGCGAACAGCAGCGGGTCGCCATTGCCCGCGGGCTTGTCAATGATCCTGCCATCCTGCTGGCCGATGAACCGTGTGCAAACCTTGACTCAAAGAACTCAAAAGCTGTCCTTGACCTCATCAGGGAGATCAACCAGGAGAATAATCAGACGGTGCTGATGATATCGCATGAAGACTGGCATCAGCAGTATTTTGATCGTCTGATCCGGCTCTCAGATGGGAAGATTGTGGAAGGGTGAGGGGGTACATCACGTTTGTTTTACTTCAAAGTAGACCACCCGGTCATATGTATCAGGTGGTAGCAGGCCCTCAACTGCTTCTTCAGCAACATCCCTGGTTTTCCCTGCTTATAAGCGTGAATGTATCAAAGAGGTTACAGCATGAGTAGGTATGCCTTTTTCTGATTGTTTATCATTATAGTTCGCAATACTCCGTGCCTCTTCCCGAATGCCCGCCTCAGGGCAGGTTCTACGGGATACGGGATGAAAAAGATGGATGGGGGCCTGCATTCACTCTTTTCTGATCAGAAAAGCCGCAACTGCCAGGATCCCCCCGATGACCGGTATCAGCGCCATTGAGGATCGCTCAGCAGGGACCGGCTCCCCGGGTATAGATGCTGCCTCAGGATCGACCGTCTGTTTATTATGCCTGATGACCCCGGGGAGAGAGTCCACATCGGGGAGTGAACGCGGGAAGTTGGTAAAAATAACCCTCTCAGCCATGATCCCATGGTCATGGAGCGCCTCTTCGATGCCTTTTGCCATCTCGCCTGACTGCATGTTCTCAATGACATAACGGACATTGCGGTACTGCTCCGGGTCGGCATTGATAGCATCGATCACCTTCACCGGGGTGTGCCGGCCCTGCATATAAAATTCCGGTCCGAATATCGAGACGACATTGAGCCCAAGCCAGGACTCTGCCGCCTCACGCTGCCAGACCATCACAATGACATCCTGGCCCCCGATTCTCTCCTTCTCTCCGCCACTCAGATCCTCTGCCTCAATCGACCTGAGATATGCACGATAGTTCACCTCAAAGTCCTCCCCATGTGCCGGATTAAGGCTGATCAGGATCTCTTTAATCTCCTCGGCAAATGTCGATGCCTGCTCAGGGGTGTTCCAGATCTGCTGATCAGTTGTTATCCAGTCCGGCGTTCTTCCGAAGTTTGCATCAAGGAACCTATCAACAGCCTGTTTTGCGATATTGTCCATGGTCGGGGAGTTGTGGTGGAAGAAGTATTCTGCCTCCACAATGGCATCTTTCTGCATCTGGATTCGTGTATCGATGATATCACCCTGAAGATGCGGGCAGACGGTCGGATCGGCAATTGTGGTGACGCTGACATGATCCCCCCCGATTGCGGAGATGGGGTCAGCATAGACGGTCGTTGTTGCCACGATATTCATTGCTCCGGCAGCCGGCACTCCGGCAATGAATAAAACGAAAAGGATGAAAAGTAGTTGTTTCATTGTACTCATTTCTATCAATGAGTTATGGTATAGTACACATATTAATAAATTATCATTTACCCTGAGGAACTCCTTTTGGCACCCTCCGTTTCGGAGAGATGATCACGGCGATGACGAAGAGGGCACTGAATGATACAGCGATCAGCGGGGCTACCGGGAGGGAGTAAGAAAGCCCGATCCAGGCTCCTGTAACACTTACCGTTCCGGCGACTGCTGGCGCAAGGATGAAGAGCCCCCGGACGGAGTTACAGAACTGGTAGGCTATCGCTGCCGGTGTGACGAGCCAGACATAGAGGAGGAGCCCGCCGATGATATGGATTGAGAGTGCAACCGTGATGGCGATCATAAAGAGAATTGCATAGAGGATCGGCCGGACCCTGATACCTGAAGCCTCCGCAATCTTTCTGTTGAATATCACGGCTGTTATCTCCTTGAAGAAAACAATGACAAAGAGGACCGCCAGAATGGAGATGACGGCAAGGGCATAGATATCAGATCGATACAGTGAGATGACATTCCCAAAGAGGAGTGCACTGGTATTGACACCTGTCGTATGATACTGCATGTAGGCAATGAAGAAGATTGCAACAGCCATCGTCATCCCAAAGAGTATGCCAAGGATTGTATCGGTCGGCATCCTTGCCTTATCAGAGAGCGGGCCAAGAAGGAGTGCCAGTGTCAGGCTTGCCAGAATGGCGGCAATGGTCCCGTCAACTCCGAAGAAGAGCCCGGCAGCGGCACCAGCGAATGCCGCATGCGCCATCGTAAACCCGATTGACGAGATGTTCATCTGGGTGATGATCACCCCGAGGATACTGCAGGCAATTGAGGCGAAGAGCATCGCTTCGACGGCACGGCAGATGATATTGTTTGCGATGAAGAGATCAAGCATTTGATCGACCTGAGAGACCACGCACCCGCCCTTCAACCTCCGATGCCGAACAGGTGTTGTTAAAGGTGATTGTGCCATCATTCATCACAATCACGCGGATCGATCCATTCTCCGGCAGTGCATCGAATGCATGAGAGACCATTACAATGGTACATCCACGCCTGGTGAGATCAGCAAGGATCCCACATATAAAGTCCCGTGTGGCGAGATCCAGGTTGGAGAACGGCTCATCCAGGAGGAGGATATCCGGTTGCTTGGCAAGGCTCTGGGCAATGAGCACCTTCTGCTGCTGCCCCCCTGAGAGCTTTCCAATCGGCCGGTCGGCGAGATCCCGTATTCCAAGCAGATCCATCGCCTCTTCAGCGATCCGCCGGTCCTCTTCACCCGGCCTCCTTCCATATCCGAGGAGGCCAAACCGCCCCATCATCACCACATCGGAGACGATGAACGGCGCAAGAGGATCGAAACTGAAGTTCTGAATGACGTAGCCAACCCGCCTGCGAACGCTATTGCCATCCTTTGCAACATCGATTCCGCCTGTGACAACCCGCCCACTGACAATCGGGAGCAGGCCGTTAATCGTCTCAAGCAGTGTCGTCTTCCCCGCCCCGTTCGGTCCGCCGATAATGACAAACTCGCCCGGATTGATCGAGCAGCTGATCCCCCGAATCACCGGGAGTGCCGACCCCTCGTATGCCGTCTGAACATCGGAGAGTTGGATCATCCCCTTTGTCATCTGACACTCCCGCCTTCACTCGTCCCGATGCTGAAGAGATCAGCGTCATCATAGCCAAACATCGCCTCGGCGAGGCCCTCGACCCTCGCTTCGTAATCCTTCCCGTCTCCAATCGTTCCCTCGGGTATGGTGAATGGGTGCGGAATAATTCTGAGAATCTCCCCATCCCGTTCAAACTCGACAGCAACTGTGTCAGACACGATGATCTCGATGTTCCGCTTCCCCAGTGTACACCCACTGCCAAGTTGGATACCGTCTGCGAGACAGGACTGGGGTGGCGTTCCTGAGCAGTAGATGCGTGCCCTGAGATCGAATGGATTATTGCAGAAATTATCCCGGACGTACGTTCCAATCCTGTATCCAATGACGATGAAAGGCCCAAGATGGCCATGAAATGCTGCGAGATCCTCTAATGAGAAGTCCTGTTTGAGGTGCATGTACCTGCAATGATCATGGTTCTGCATGATGATCTGTATGCATTGATGTTATAAAATAGTGGTTTGATGCTACGATGATGAGTGGAATCACGGAGGTCAATGAGATACAGATACGAGACACACCTCAAACAGAAGATCCCTGGTCCTGTCAGGTTCGTGTCAGATGAGTATCCGTTATCCTGCAGTCCATACTTCTGAGACACAAACTCAGTCGAAGGAAATTTTATGGTGTCGTGAAAGATAGTATAACAAAATACGGGAGATGAAAAATGCAAATACAGCTTACAGCCATTATTGAAAAGGAAGGCGATGGCTATGTATCATTCTGCCCCGAATACGACATTTCAAGCCAGGGTGATACAGTTGAAGAAGCCCGTAATAACCTTCATGAGGCCTTAGAGCTCTTTTTTGAAACCGCATCTCCTCAGGAGATTCAGTCACGATTCGCCCCGTTTTAATCCACTCCAGGCTATGCTTCCACTGGGGAGATAGATCAAATTTCAGCTTCATCCCAAGATCCCGAACCTTCTTTGGCACCTCAGTGATCTGGTCAAACCCGTCAGGGAGATTGGCATCAATTCAAGAATAACAAAAAAAAGAAAAATCATTTGGATCAATGATGATCCAGCGACGCCGCCAACAGGACTCGAACCTGTGACATACTGGTTAACAGCCAGTCACTCTACCAACTGAGTTATGGCGGCACAGAGTTGCCTAAAATAATTGCCCTTCAAGACATTTAAACATTCCCAATACCATCACGCTTCATCGCCTCAAGGGTGGCGATGAGGAGATCAAGTTCTTCAGAGAGGCTGGCGAGCATCTGCCTCGTCTCCGGGGTCGCATACGCACCCAGGGGAGAGGGGCGGATATATCCCATCTGTTCAAGGACTCGCAGGGAATAGCGCACCCGGTGCTGGGGCTCTCCGAGAACATCGGAGAGCTTGATGATCCCGATCGGTTCATGTGCCACGACCGCACGGGCAACCATCAGGTGCCGGCGGATCAGGTCAATCTCATCACCGATCTTTTCAAGCACCCGGTATCAACCCCATATAACCCCTTTATGCGGACTTTCCATGAATATCAAGCCACTTCTTCGTCTCAATGTAACTCTTCCGGGTGACAACTCCGGTAACCACCGCGATAACCGCAAGGGCGGCAACAACCGGCATTCGGAGCGCATATTCCGGAGGGACGATGAAGAAGATAAGAATAGCTGCTGCAACAGAGAAGATGAGGACATTAAGCATCATGACGAGCTTAATATACTTAAACTTGAAGATTTGCCTGGCTGACTCATCCATGGATCATTATATGCCCTGCCAATAGATAGCATGCACGATCATAAAAGCCGGTCCAGATAGTGGATTTAAGGAACCCCCCATGGAAGACCAGAAATGATATTGGTTCTCAAAATTCGGGCATCAATAAAAGATATAACTATATTTGATCACTTCATACTCTAGTGTTGAACCATGCGGGCGAGTCGCTTCTTCTGGCTGATGGCAGGAATGATCCTCGTCCTCCTTCTTTTTGTTAGTACATCCGGATGTGTTGAAAACAATGACCTTGATTCGGAATGGAAGGAGGTGCGATCATCAAAGGAAGCACACAGGAACAGCCTTGACAGCTATATCCTCGTCTATACGATCGGCATCGATCTCTGGAATATCGAACTCGACTCTGCCACACCAAACACCCGGATCCTCAGAACCCAGATTATGCGTGAAGAGACCTTCCTCATGGATCTTGCCGGAAAGCACCTCCTCCTCTCATCTGATGTCGTCAGGTATTCTGAGGTTGCAGAGAGCCTCGAAGGGGGAGGCAGGGATGATGCGATTGCCAATGCCTGGGATCTCCGGGTATATGATGAGGAGATGTGGAATGCCCAGAACGCCTTCATCGGCCGCCTCTCATCCCTCTCCCACTATATCGACGAGGTCGAAGCGGGCCGGGGGGAGAGCAGGGAGGCGATTGCATACCTTGAGAGCGGAAACACCCTCTCCCGGGATGCGGCATCCGCAATCAGCCGGGCAGATGCAGCATTCGCCCGGGCAGAAGCACGCCAGACCTGATCCCTTTTCCGAAGATACATCACCTCCTGCACCATATAATAAAGAATGGATGCACTCGATGATGCCCTGCAGAAGGCCGGGGCAGAGGCGTTCGTCGCCTATGGCACCTCGGCGGATGCCACACTCCGGTACCTCACCTCGTTCCGGACGAGCGATCCGATCATCTATCTGAAGCGAATTGGGGAGCGGGGCACTATTGTTGTTCCTGCCATGGAGGTTCACAGGGCGGGCCTTGAGTCTCCCTGCTCGGTGATGAGCAGGGCAGATGCAGGATTCTTCACCATTCTGAAGGACGAACCTGATCCTCTGAAGGCGACCGCGAGGGTCATTGCGGATCTTGCCGGTGGTCATATTCTGCTCCCTCCCGATTTTCCATTCGGGCTTGCAATGGAGATTGAGCCTCTCAGATCCGTATCTGTTGAAAGGGATGCACTATCGACACTCCGGGCCATCAAAAGCCCTCAGGAGATGGGGATGATCCGTCGGGTGCAGCAGGCTACCGAAGATGCGATGAACAGAGCAATCTCGATGATTCAGAGATCAGAGCCGGTTCATGACCAATTGATAACACCGGAGGGGGAGGTCCTCACATCAGAGATGGTCAGATATGGCATTCACTCGGCACTTCTCAGACATGGCTGCCGCGGAATGGATACAATCGTCGCCTCAGGCGAGGAGACCGCGGATGTCCATCTGCGGGGGAGCGGTCCGATCACCGCAGATGCACCGATCATCATCGATATCTTTCCCCAGGACGAAGAGACCGGGTACTTTGCGGATATGACACGGACCGTTGTCCGGGGCGAAGCCACCCCTGAGATACGGGAGAT
It encodes:
- a CDS encoding metal ABC transporter substrate-binding protein gives rise to the protein MKQLLFILFVLFIAGVPAAGAMNIVATTTVYADPISAIGGDHVSVTTIADPTVCPHLQGDIIDTRIQMQKDAIVEAEYFFHHNSPTMDNIAKQAVDRFLDANFGRTPDWITTDQQIWNTPEQASTFAEEIKEILISLNPAHGEDFEVNYRAYLRSIEAEDLSGGEKERIGGQDVIVMVWQREAAESWLGLNVVSIFGPEFYMQGRHTPVKVIDAINADPEQYRNVRYVIENMQSGEMAKGIEEALHDHGIMAERVIFTNFPRSLPDVDSLPGVIRHNKQTVDPEAASIPGEPVPAERSSMALIPVIGGILAVAAFLIRKE
- a CDS encoding metal ABC transporter permease, translating into MVSQVDQMLDLFIANNIICRAVEAMLFASIACSILGVIITQMNISSIGFTMAHAAFAGAAAGLFFGVDGTIAAILASLTLALLLGPLSDKARMPTDTILGILFGMTMAVAIFFIAYMQYHTTGVNTSALLFGNVISLYRSDIYALAVISILAVLFVIVFFKEITAVIFNRKIAEASGIRVRPILYAILFMIAITVALSIHIIGGLLLYVWLVTPAAIAYQFCNSVRGLFILAPAVAGTVSVTGAWIGLSYSLPVAPLIAVSFSALFVIAVIISPKRRVPKGVPQGK
- a CDS encoding metal ABC transporter ATP-binding protein, whose translation is MTKGMIQLSDVQTAYEGSALPVIRGISCSINPGEFVIIGGPNGAGKTTLLETINGLLPIVSGRVVTGGIDVAKDGNSVRRRVGYVIQNFSFDPLAPFIVSDVVMMGRFGLLGYGRRPGEEDRRIAEEAMDLLGIRDLADRPIGKLSGGQQQKVLIAQSLAKQPDILLLDEPFSNLDLATRDFICGILADLTRRGCTIVMVSHAFDALPENGSIRVIVMNDGTITFNNTCSASEVEGRVRGLSGRSNA
- a CDS encoding formylmethanofuran dehydrogenase subunit E family protein translates to MQNHDHCRYMHLKQDFSLEDLAAFHGHLGPFIVIGYRIGTYVRDNFCNNPFDLRARIYCSGTPPQSCLADGIQLGSGCTLGKRNIEIIVSDTVAVEFERDGEILRIIPHPFTIPEGTIGDGKDYEARVEGLAEAMFGYDDADLFSIGTSEGGSVR
- a CDS encoding type II toxin-antitoxin system HicB family antitoxin, translated to MQIQLTAIIEKEGDGYVSFCPEYDISSQGDTVEEARNNLHEALELFFETASPQEIQSRFAPF
- a CDS encoding M24 family metallopeptidase translates to MDALDDALQKAGAEAFVAYGTSADATLRYLTSFRTSDPIIYLKRIGERGTIVVPAMEVHRAGLESPCSVMSRADAGFFTILKDEPDPLKATARVIADLAGGHILLPPDFPFGLAMEIEPLRSVSVERDALSTLRAIKSPQEMGMIRRVQQATEDAMNRAISMIQRSEPVHDQLITPEGEVLTSEMVRYGIHSALLRHGCRGMDTIVASGEETADVHLRGSGPITADAPIIIDIFPQDEETGYFADMTRTVVRGEATPEIREMHAAVSDAQILAFSLVRDGADGSVIYQAVASHLRDAGYETEPNGFVHSLGHGVGLEVHEAPGLSSRGSTLAAGNVITIEPGLYYPGVGGVRIEDMGAVTKYGFDRFTRFPEVFCI